One segment of Castanea sativa cultivar Marrone di Chiusa Pesio chromosome 3, ASM4071231v1 DNA contains the following:
- the LOC142628755 gene encoding zinc finger BED domain-containing protein RICESLEEPER 2-like has product MEDTNKSGSSSPSGSPLRTGRCPLPIMWSPLPFSRSPSPLSLGSSPSGSPSHLCPLNNDSQTFELIRSPKSPTVDLAGEDLEVEEQEGTEEEGEQEPTNEDLELDASRKRKTTSDVWDHFTRKKVDGKFKSQCHHYSKLYLGDSSQGTTHLRNHLVRCPQLKFKDIRDMRQQVLIKQKNKVDGTMSLNAYQFDQVKVRNNLAHMVILHEYSLSIVDHIGFREFVVSLQPLFKLVTRNTLKSDMLKIYDNERGKALKMTDKNGSRLAITTDMFVYVPSPYTKDVLAEVLVDCFLEWNIDRKLSTITADNCSTNDTMIRLLLNKLDISSLMLGGSMLHMRCAAHILNLTVQDELSLIGDGIERIRDSVIYWTGSPKKRQKFEENARQLRVQCTKELVLDCKTR; this is encoded by the exons ATGGAAGACACAAACAAATCTGGTTCTTCCTCGCCAAGCGGCTCTCCCTTGAGAACCGGACGTTGTCCCTTGCCAATTATGTGGTCTCCTTTGCCTTTTTCACGATCACCCTCGCCATTGTCGCTTGGCAGCTCACCCTCAGGATCACCATCACATTTATGCCCATTAAACAACGA CTCCCAAACTTTTGAACTAATTAGGAGTCCAAAATCCCCGACGGTGGACTTAGCGGGAGAAGACTTAGAGGTAGAGGAACAAGAAGGGACAGAGGAAGAGGGAGAGCAAGAGCCTACAAATGAGGACTTGGAGTTGGATGcaagtagaaaaagaaagactaccTCAGATGTTTGGGATCATTTTACAAGGAAGaaagttgatggaaaatttAAATCCCAATGCCATCATTATAGCAAACTTTACTTGGGTGATTCTAGCCAAGGTACAACCCATTTGCGTAATCATTTAGTAAGATGTCCACAGTTGAAGTTTAAAGATATAAGGGATATGCGACAACAAGtcttaattaaacaaaaaaataaggtgGATGGAACTATGAGTTTAAATGCTTACCAATTTGATCAAGTCAAAGTGAGGAATAATCTTGCTCATATGGTCATCCTACATGAATACTCCCTTTCAATAGTTGACCACATTGGGTttagagaatttgtggtttctctTCAACCTTTGTTTAAACTTGTCACAAGAAATACTTTGAAGAGTGACATGCTTAAAATCTATGATAATGAGAGGGGGAAAGCTTTGAAGATGACAGACAAGAATGGAAGTAGGCTGGCAATTACAACTGATAT gtttgtttATGTTCCTTCTCCATACACGAAAGATGTCCTTGCTGAAGTCCTTGTTGATTGTTTTTTAGAGTGGAACATTGATAGGAAGTTGTCCACAATAACTGCTGATAATTGTAGTACTAATGATACTATGATAAGACTTCTCTTGAATAAGCTTGATATTAGTTCTCTTATGTTGGGTGGGTCTATGTTGCATATGAGATGTGCTgcacatattttgaatttgactGTTCAAGATGAGTTGTCTCTTATTGGTGATGGTATTGAAAGGATTCGTGATAGTGTGATTTATTGGACTGGATCACCAAAAAAGAggcaaaaatttgaagaaaatgcaCGTCAATTACGTGTTCAATGCACCAAAGAGTTAGTCTTAGATTGTAAAACTCGTTAG